The following proteins are encoded in a genomic region of Polyangiaceae bacterium:
- a CDS encoding Uma2 family endonuclease, whose translation MDSDTQFWTIFTLVTCLKWTWRQRSDYYVGANLSIYYYIKDPKSGRRQHRKLVFRGPDFFVVLNPFQKPRRNSWVIDNEDGKFPDVIVEVLSPKTKKKDFGEKKGIYERIFKTHEYYIVDTIKEKIFGWRLSKGRYVPIERTSEGLLWSERLGMFLGMYQNPGDELMPPDPQYGVLARLFTPDKQPIALPPEDALKQAARADAEALRARRAEEKAARAEREKARVEQEKARLLEKLRALGVKVDDL comes from the coding sequence ATGGATTCAGATACCCAGTTTTGGACGATCTTTACGCTCGTCACCTGCTTGAAATGGACGTGGCGTCAGCGAAGCGACTATTACGTTGGCGCCAATTTGAGCATTTATTACTATATCAAGGATCCAAAGTCCGGCCGCCGGCAACATCGTAAGCTCGTGTTTCGAGGCCCCGATTTCTTCGTCGTCCTCAATCCGTTCCAAAAACCGCGCCGCAATAGTTGGGTCATCGACAACGAGGACGGGAAGTTTCCAGACGTCATCGTCGAGGTGCTTTCGCCGAAGACCAAGAAAAAAGATTTCGGGGAGAAGAAGGGCATCTACGAGCGGATATTCAAGACGCACGAGTATTACATCGTCGATACGATAAAAGAAAAGATTTTCGGCTGGCGATTGTCGAAGGGACGATATGTGCCCATCGAGCGCACGAGCGAGGGACTCCTGTGGAGCGAACGGCTCGGAATGTTCCTGGGAATGTACCAAAATCCGGGCGATGAGCTGATGCCGCCGGATCCTCAATACGGAGTTCTGGCGCGTCTGTTTACGCCAGACAAGCAGCCCATTGCCTTGCCGCCGGAAGACGCATTGAAACAGGCCGCGCGAGCAGACGCTGAAGCCTTGCGAGCGCGACGTGCCGAGGAGAAGGCAGCGCGAGCCGAGCGGGAAAAAGCGCGCGTGGAGCAGGAAAAAGCGCGCCTTCTCGAGAAACTTCGGGCGCTCGGCGTCAAGGTCGACGATCTTTGA
- a CDS encoding lipoxygenase: MSDHDSQDVAPALENFGLLDVAPPRSPDAYKYNYTYVAPLAMLQSVPKADKPSLGWMVRVVWQSLRIAKNRVTWALNTGRAVQPGDEVLTFSGEGDLPGSTTLNLEHLGLPEIDLLAANFDDELPTVGVRLGSDPGIGEELLSFGHEQDTVRDGFTTHAHAMEIATKMMKFGITNPLDVLETVLRSLLDGPTGRPTSLDDYRELFATLPKPWLFHRPEDDETFAWMRVAGWNPLVIERISAIPANFAVTEDMFGQAMNDGFDSLEHAAREGRLYLADYSMLSNVVNGSFPVGPKYCFAPLALFALPRGTGKRRLRPIAIQCGQDPRDYRTYTPADGELWRKAKLIVSCADANHHELVSHLGRTHLLIEPIAIATHRVLGEDHPIGRLLMPHFEGTLSINDEAQSKLIRKGFAVDRLMAGTIEASRTIAVEALSIPYFNEGFLPKALAARGVLDEDLDYPYRDDALLVWSAIERWVTAYVGHHYASDTQVSGDQQLCRWATEIVARDGGRLLGFGEDGKGKLTTTWYLIKALTMIIFTSSAQHAAVNFAQADLMTFTPAVPLSTYRGAPLSKAESENNPTLDMLAPMDMAMLQVEFLSLLGGVYHTKLGAYPAFWFRDVALHQALEQFQKELVEIGKVIEERNRTRLGPYPYFIPERIPQSINI; this comes from the coding sequence ATGTCCGACCACGACTCTCAGGACGTCGCGCCAGCACTCGAAAACTTCGGCCTGCTCGACGTTGCGCCGCCACGATCTCCCGACGCCTACAAGTACAACTACACGTACGTCGCGCCCTTGGCGATGCTCCAGTCGGTACCCAAGGCGGATAAACCAAGTCTTGGGTGGATGGTGCGCGTGGTTTGGCAATCGCTACGCATTGCCAAAAATCGAGTCACTTGGGCGCTCAATACGGGACGAGCCGTCCAGCCTGGGGACGAAGTTCTGACATTTTCGGGCGAAGGGGACCTACCTGGCTCGACGACCCTGAACCTCGAACATTTGGGGCTGCCCGAAATTGACCTATTGGCTGCCAATTTCGACGACGAATTACCCACAGTGGGCGTGAGGCTCGGTTCCGATCCGGGCATTGGCGAAGAGCTGCTTTCGTTTGGCCATGAGCAAGACACCGTGCGCGATGGTTTCACGACACATGCGCATGCGATGGAAATTGCCACGAAAATGATGAAGTTTGGCATAACGAACCCGCTCGACGTGCTCGAAACCGTCTTGCGATCGCTGCTCGACGGACCCACGGGGCGTCCGACGTCGCTCGACGACTACCGGGAGCTTTTTGCGACGCTTCCGAAACCATGGCTTTTTCATCGCCCCGAAGATGACGAGACGTTTGCTTGGATGCGCGTGGCTGGATGGAACCCGCTCGTGATCGAAAGAATTTCCGCGATTCCGGCGAATTTCGCGGTCACCGAGGACATGTTCGGCCAAGCCATGAATGACGGCTTCGATTCGCTCGAGCACGCTGCGCGCGAAGGGCGGCTCTATCTCGCCGACTACTCCATGTTGTCGAATGTCGTCAATGGTAGTTTCCCTGTCGGTCCCAAATATTGTTTTGCACCACTCGCACTTTTTGCATTGCCTCGCGGGACGGGCAAACGGCGCCTGCGCCCCATTGCCATTCAATGCGGCCAGGACCCTCGCGACTATCGCACGTACACGCCTGCCGACGGTGAATTGTGGCGAAAAGCGAAGCTCATCGTCTCGTGCGCCGATGCCAATCACCACGAGCTCGTGAGTCACCTGGGCCGAACGCATCTCTTGATCGAGCCCATCGCCATTGCCACACATCGCGTGCTCGGGGAAGACCACCCCATCGGCCGATTGCTCATGCCGCATTTCGAGGGCACGCTATCCATCAACGACGAAGCTCAAAGCAAGCTCATTCGCAAAGGATTCGCGGTCGATCGCCTCATGGCTGGAACCATCGAAGCGAGCCGCACGATAGCCGTGGAAGCGCTCTCCATTCCGTACTTCAATGAAGGCTTCTTGCCAAAAGCGCTCGCGGCCCGAGGCGTGCTCGACGAAGACCTCGATTACCCCTATCGCGACGACGCGCTGCTCGTGTGGAGCGCCATCGAACGCTGGGTGACGGCGTACGTCGGCCACCATTACGCATCGGATACGCAAGTTTCCGGCGATCAGCAACTATGCCGCTGGGCCACCGAAATCGTGGCGCGAGACGGCGGGCGCCTCTTGGGGTTTGGCGAAGACGGCAAGGGCAAACTCACGACGACGTGGTATCTCATCAAGGCATTGACGATGATCATTTTCACGTCGAGCGCACAGCATGCCGCCGTGAATTTCGCGCAGGCAGATTTGATGACGTTCACGCCAGCCGTGCCGCTTTCCACATATCGTGGCGCGCCACTATCGAAGGCAGAATCCGAGAACAACCCGACGCTCGATATGCTGGCCCCCATGGACATGGCCATGCTGCAGGTGGAATTCCTGTCGCTGCTCGGAGGCGTCTACCACACCAAGCTCGGAGCATACCCGGCGTTCTGGTTCCGCGACGTAGCGCTTCACCAAGCGCTCGAGCAATTCCAGAAAGAGCTCGTCGAGATTGGCAAGGTCATCGAAGAGCGCAATCGGACGAGGTTAGGGCCGTACCCGTACTTCATTCCGGAGCGCATTCCGCAGAGCATCAATATCTGA
- a CDS encoding SUMF1/EgtB/PvdO family nonheme iron enzyme — translation MRLKSAPMRSPSVFFVVIFAALGCQKADSKREGEQSLPDAGSPLANASSPSTSVVVEAPPAPAKPAGPCDGKPEGATACDGQLVVRCKGSDAQPEVVRSCFTIERCDAGACVGACPAGEVYVPPTGPDGFKMGKGMATFAFGSRASGNAGSGMADAPHKVVLTKPFCMDANEVTAGAYRKCVEEKGCKVPTKPDRWATYSNKPDYPINMVDWFMAKYYCEQMNQSLPTEAQWEWAATGGDGRSWPWGEEEPTCEHADYTQAILISPGGDSGCHGGGASKVGSHPKGDMIWPSGAIHDLAGNVWEWVIDSYVPYRGVKEVDPVHDNPNIGNRVVRGGGWNRSGRGILSAFRGGAVMTYKVPGLGFRCVRNAELPPKS, via the coding sequence ATGCGGTTAAAGTCGGCGCCGATGCGTTCGCCGAGCGTTTTCTTCGTCGTCATTTTCGCCGCTTTGGGCTGTCAAAAGGCCGATTCGAAACGCGAAGGCGAACAATCCCTCCCCGATGCCGGAAGTCCTTTGGCGAACGCATCCAGCCCTTCGACATCCGTAGTCGTCGAAGCCCCGCCCGCGCCAGCCAAACCCGCGGGTCCCTGCGATGGCAAACCGGAAGGCGCGACCGCGTGCGATGGCCAGCTCGTCGTGCGCTGCAAAGGTTCGGACGCCCAGCCCGAGGTGGTGCGCAGTTGCTTCACAATCGAACGATGTGATGCGGGCGCATGCGTCGGAGCGTGTCCCGCCGGCGAAGTCTATGTGCCTCCAACGGGGCCCGACGGATTCAAAATGGGCAAAGGCATGGCGACATTTGCATTCGGTTCACGTGCATCGGGAAATGCGGGCAGTGGCATGGCCGATGCCCCGCACAAAGTCGTCCTGACAAAACCGTTTTGCATGGATGCGAATGAAGTGACGGCGGGGGCCTATCGCAAATGCGTCGAAGAAAAAGGCTGCAAGGTGCCGACCAAGCCGGATCGCTGGGCCACGTACTCGAACAAGCCCGATTACCCCATCAACATGGTCGATTGGTTCATGGCAAAATATTATTGCGAACAAATGAACCAATCGCTGCCGACCGAAGCGCAATGGGAATGGGCTGCGACGGGCGGTGATGGTCGATCGTGGCCTTGGGGCGAGGAAGAACCGACCTGCGAGCATGCGGATTATACGCAAGCCATTCTGATATCGCCCGGTGGTGACAGCGGATGCCATGGCGGAGGTGCGTCGAAAGTCGGTTCGCATCCGAAAGGCGACATGATTTGGCCATCGGGAGCCATTCACGACCTCGCAGGCAACGTTTGGGAATGGGTCATCGACAGTTATGTGCCTTATCGCGGCGTGAAGGAAGTCGATCCCGTGCACGACAATCCCAACATCGGCAATCGCGTCGTCCGAGGTGGTGGGTGGAATCGAAGTGGGCGGGGTATTCTGTCCGCATTCCGAGGTGGCGCGGTCATGACGTACAAGGTCCCGGGGCTCGGCTTCCGTTGCGTTCGCAATGCCGAACTACCGCCGAAGTCATGA
- the nth gene encoding endonuclease III — protein sequence MTNRAGIPMNTLLERLEKKHPDAKYELDWTTPLELLVATILAAQCTDVRVNKVTKTLFPKYRTAREYADANTEELEEILKPTGTFKQKAKSIQDACKMIVERHGGEVPKTMEELVKLRGVARKTANVVLNNAWDIPSGIIVDTHVSRVSQRMGLTKNDKPDVIEQDLMKIVPKGKWTKFGPAMVLHGRYTCTAKVAHCNECPFTDMCPKIGI from the coding sequence ATGACGAACCGAGCCGGCATCCCCATGAACACGCTTCTCGAACGCCTGGAGAAGAAGCACCCCGACGCCAAGTACGAGCTCGATTGGACGACGCCGCTCGAGCTGCTCGTCGCGACGATCCTCGCGGCGCAGTGCACCGACGTGCGCGTGAACAAAGTGACGAAGACGCTGTTTCCCAAGTATCGAACGGCGCGTGAATACGCCGACGCGAACACGGAAGAGCTCGAAGAAATATTGAAACCGACGGGCACGTTCAAGCAGAAGGCGAAGAGCATTCAAGACGCCTGCAAAATGATCGTGGAGCGGCACGGGGGCGAGGTGCCGAAAACGATGGAGGAGCTCGTCAAGCTGCGCGGCGTCGCACGAAAGACGGCCAACGTGGTGCTGAACAATGCGTGGGACATCCCGTCGGGCATCATCGTGGACACGCACGTTTCGCGCGTGAGTCAGCGCATGGGGCTGACGAAAAACGACAAACCCGACGTCATCGAACAAGACTTGATGAAGATCGTGCCGAAAGGCAAGTGGACCAAGTTCGGGCCCGCCATGGTGCTGCACGGAAGGTACACGTGCACGGCAAAAGTGGCCCATTGCAACGAGTGCCCATTTACGGACATGTGTCCAAAAATCGGCATCTGA